A section of the Bryobacteraceae bacterium genome encodes:
- a CDS encoding oxidoreductase, with protein sequence MNRRSFLAAGGALLARAQAPTVRVGVIGCGWWGGVDLRAAYQAGGVSCVALCDADSKMLDDMAALVEKQEGRRPRLYKHYAEMLDAGGLDAVILTTPPHWHALPFLAATERKLAIYAEKPLAYDVREGRAMVNAWKKAGNIVQVGFQRRQSEAFRAATEYIASGAPGRVVQVDVNIHYTAQPLDNTPQPPPPTLDWDLWCGPAPKIPYSPNVGHRAWRLEETTGNGHLVDWGIHLIDATRVMLGLGMPRKITAAGGIYHYRGRITTPDTLTAHFEFDSCPVVWRHRLWGAVERDPEFSNGVTVFCENETVFVTDQRWIVFGRGKDAPRRAQEIRPPVDLSLKHMQQFLDSVRASRPAPCTPEDAFRSTATVQLGMIAYRAARTIEWDEQGERIPNDAAAHGMLKREYRAPYRHPWG encoded by the coding sequence TTGAATCGCAGGTCGTTTCTGGCTGCCGGCGGCGCACTGCTTGCGCGGGCGCAGGCTCCGACGGTGCGCGTGGGAGTCATCGGGTGCGGCTGGTGGGGCGGAGTGGATCTCCGCGCCGCGTATCAGGCAGGCGGGGTCTCCTGCGTGGCCCTGTGCGACGCGGACTCGAAAATGCTGGATGACATGGCCGCGCTCGTCGAAAAGCAGGAAGGGCGGCGTCCGAGGCTCTACAAGCACTATGCGGAGATGCTCGACGCAGGCGGCCTGGATGCGGTCATCCTCACCACGCCGCCGCACTGGCACGCCCTTCCCTTCCTCGCTGCCACGGAGCGGAAACTGGCGATCTACGCGGAAAAGCCTCTCGCCTATGATGTGCGCGAGGGACGCGCGATGGTCAACGCCTGGAAGAAGGCGGGCAACATCGTGCAGGTGGGCTTCCAGCGCCGCCAGAGCGAGGCCTTCCGCGCCGCGACCGAATACATTGCCAGCGGCGCGCCGGGCCGTGTCGTCCAGGTGGACGTCAACATCCACTACACCGCGCAGCCGCTCGACAACACGCCCCAGCCGCCCCCGCCGACGCTCGACTGGGACCTGTGGTGCGGCCCAGCGCCCAAGATTCCCTACTCGCCCAACGTCGGCCATCGCGCCTGGCGCCTGGAGGAGACCACCGGCAACGGGCATCTGGTGGACTGGGGCATCCATCTGATCGACGCCACCCGCGTCATGCTCGGTCTCGGCATGCCCCGCAAGATCACCGCGGCGGGCGGCATTTATCATTACCGCGGGCGCATTACCACGCCGGACACCCTGACCGCGCACTTTGAGTTCGACTCCTGCCCGGTCGTCTGGCGTCACCGCCTCTGGGGGGCGGTCGAACGGGATCCGGAGTTCTCCAATGGCGTGACCGTTTTCTGTGAGAACGAGACCGTTTTTGTCACCGACCAGCGCTGGATCGTGTTCGGCAGGGGAAAGGACGCGCCCCGCCGCGCCCAGGAGATCCGGCCGCCCGTGGATCTGAGCCTGAAACACATGCAGCAGTTCCTGGACAGCGTGCGCGCTTCGCGTCCGGCGCCGTGCACGCCGGAAGACGCCTTCCGCAGCACGGCCACCGTGCAGTTGGGCATGATCGCTTACAGGGCGGCGCGCACCATCGAGTGGGACGAGCAGGGCGAGCGGATCCCCAATGACGCGGCCGCGCACGGCATGCTGAAGCGCGAATACCGCGCGCCGTACCGGCATCCGTGGGGATGA
- a CDS encoding putative heme-dependent peroxidase: MSEPVVPLTLEGAAVLHQMFRIRWDEWRSVDAHSRHTALEEAREWLQTKEGAEGGEQSAAYAMLGHKGDLMLLHFRRDFTGLLEAEQAVRQARIGRYLELTHSFLSVVELGLYESTRKIHEELESKGLAPGTDAWEAAVKETLERQRKAMAPRLWPEIPESRYICFYPMDRRRGELKNWYQVPFAERQRMMHEHGLVGRKYAGSVKQIISGSIGFDDWEWGVDLFADDPLEFKHIIYEMRFDEVSAVYGLFGPFYIGLRVPSEKMDTLLRGDVRGAIS; encoded by the coding sequence ATGAGCGAACCGGTTGTGCCGCTGACGCTGGAAGGCGCGGCGGTCCTGCATCAGATGTTCCGCATCCGCTGGGACGAATGGCGCTCGGTGGATGCCCACTCGCGCCATACGGCGCTCGAAGAGGCGCGCGAATGGCTCCAGACGAAAGAGGGCGCCGAGGGAGGCGAGCAGTCGGCCGCCTACGCGATGCTCGGCCACAAGGGCGACCTGATGCTGCTGCATTTCCGGCGCGACTTCACCGGCCTGCTCGAGGCCGAGCAGGCCGTGCGGCAGGCGCGCATCGGGCGTTACCTGGAGCTGACGCATTCCTTCCTCAGCGTGGTGGAGCTGGGACTGTACGAGTCCACGCGCAAGATCCACGAAGAGCTCGAGTCGAAAGGGCTCGCCCCGGGCACCGACGCCTGGGAGGCGGCGGTGAAGGAGACGCTTGAACGGCAGCGCAAGGCGATGGCGCCGCGGCTGTGGCCGGAGATCCCGGAGAGCCGCTACATCTGCTTTTACCCGATGGACCGCCGCCGCGGCGAGCTGAAGAACTGGTATCAGGTCCCGTTCGCCGAACGGCAGCGGATGATGCACGAGCACGGCCTCGTGGGGCGGAAGTACGCCGGCTCGGTGAAGCAGATCATCTCGGGCTCGATCGGCTTCGACGACTGGGAGTGGGGCGTCGACCTGTTTGCCGACGACCCACTCGAGTTCAAGCACATCATCTACGAGATGCGCTTCGACGAGGTGAGCGCCGTTTACGGGCTCTTCGGCCCGTTCTACATCGGGCTTCGCGTTCCCAGCGAAAAGATGGACACGCTGCTGCGCGGCGACGTCCGCGGCGCCATCAGCTAG
- a CDS encoding peptidyl-prolyl cis-trans isomerase: MAEPYRVKFETSKGDFVVQVQPEWAPLGAAQFRSLVEAGFYDGAKFFRVVPGFVVQFGLAADPAMTAKLGAKPIPDDPVKQSNRRGRLTFATAGPNTRTTQLFINLGDNSFLDRQGFAPFGEVVEGMEVVDSIYAGYGEQPNQGQIRMNGNRYLEASFPLLDGIVKASVVE, from the coding sequence ATGGCAGAACCCTACCGCGTGAAGTTCGAAACAAGCAAGGGCGATTTTGTCGTCCAGGTGCAACCTGAATGGGCGCCGTTGGGCGCCGCGCAGTTCCGCTCGCTGGTGGAAGCGGGTTTTTATGACGGCGCGAAGTTCTTCCGCGTGGTGCCGGGCTTCGTGGTGCAGTTCGGCCTGGCGGCCGATCCGGCAATGACGGCAAAGCTGGGCGCGAAGCCGATCCCGGACGACCCGGTGAAGCAGTCCAACCGCCGCGGCCGCCTCACGTTCGCCACCGCGGGACCGAACACCCGCACCACCCAGCTCTTCATCAACCTCGGGGACAACAGCTTCCTCGACCGGCAGGGCTTTGCGCCCTTCGGCGAGGTGGTGGAGGGCATGGAAGTGGTCGATTCCATCTATGCCGGTTATGGCGAGCAGCCCAACCAGGGGCAGATCCGCATGAACGGCAACCGCTATCTGGAGGCCAGTTTCCCGCTGCTGGACGGCATCGTGAAGGCGTCGGTCGTCGAGTAG
- the hemH gene encoding ferrochelatase, producing the protein MPRYDAFLLASFGGPEKPEDVMPFLERVTRGRNIPRARLEEVAAHYHHFGGRSPINDQNRALIEALRPHLDMPIYWGNRNWHPFIEDTMRRMTADGIGRALVFVTSAYSSYSACRQYLEDIERARAAAGPMAPQCDKIRHFHNHPGFIEVNAERLREQLARSGPAPVLFTAHSIPLEMARTSRYVEQLEETARLVAEAAGVREYRLVYQSRSGPPHQPWLGPDILEALDEARAAGARRVVVAPIGFISDHMEVLYDLDYEAARHAEQLGLEMFRAGTAGTHPRFIRMIVELVEERLQDAAWAEPCHQLCCPAPLHMPPPRPAPPAP; encoded by the coding sequence ATGCCCCGGTACGACGCCTTTCTGCTCGCCAGTTTCGGAGGGCCGGAGAAGCCCGAAGACGTGATGCCGTTCCTCGAGCGCGTCACGCGCGGCCGCAACATTCCGCGGGCGCGTCTGGAGGAGGTAGCCGCGCATTACCATCATTTCGGCGGCCGTAGCCCGATCAACGACCAGAACCGTGCGCTGATCGAGGCGCTGCGGCCGCATCTTGACATGCCCATCTACTGGGGCAACCGCAACTGGCACCCGTTCATCGAGGACACGATGCGGCGGATGACGGCCGATGGGATCGGGCGGGCGCTTGTCTTTGTCACGTCGGCATACAGCTCCTATTCGGCCTGCCGGCAGTACCTGGAGGACATCGAGCGGGCGCGCGCCGCCGCCGGGCCCATGGCGCCGCAATGCGACAAGATCCGCCACTTCCACAACCATCCCGGCTTCATCGAAGTGAACGCGGAGCGGCTCCGCGAACAACTGGCCCGCAGCGGGCCCGCGCCGGTGCTGTTCACCGCTCATTCCATCCCGCTCGAAATGGCGCGCACGTCGCGCTATGTCGAACAGCTGGAGGAAACGGCGCGGCTGGTGGCTGAGGCGGCAGGCGTCAGGGAGTACCGGCTGGTTTATCAGAGCCGGAGCGGGCCGCCGCATCAGCCCTGGCTCGGGCCGGACATCCTGGAGGCCCTGGACGAGGCGCGCGCGGCCGGGGCCCGCCGCGTGGTCGTCGCGCCCATCGGGTTCATCAGCGACCACATGGAAGTGCTCTACGATCTCGACTACGAAGCCGCGCGGCACGCCGAACAGCTCGGCCTGGAGATGTTCCGGGCGGGCACGGCCGGCACGCACCCGCGTTTCATCCGCATGATTGTTGAGCTCGTCGAGGAGCGCCTTCAGGACGCGGCCTGGGCCGAACCCTGTCACCAACTCTGCTGCCCGGCGCCGCTCCACATGCCGCCGCCCCGGCCCGCGCCGCCGGCGCCCTGA
- a CDS encoding aminopeptidase, with product MRRRDLLRAAPALIIARQSRAAALAGYEPAARKLIAAALEDAVGWAKLEHICDRIGPRLSGSKALEQAIEWCAETMRREGLENVSTPRVMVPVWVRGSESAWMLEPRRAPLAMLGLGGSVGTPPEGITAEALCVESFEELERLGEEKVRGRIVVYNQPWRGYRDTVAYRSAGASRAARLGARAVLVRSVTPASLRTPHTGSLNYAADAPRIPAAAISIEDALMIRRLQEAGVRVVVRLQMEARTLDDAPSANVIGEITGRERPEEVVVMGGHIDSWDVGQGAQDDASGCVATWQAVQLVKSLGLRPRRTLRVCLWTNEENGLRGGRSYREWAGDAVRHHVAAIEMDGGAEKLRGFGLSMSAAPPGAFEHALARLEEIAALMRPLGAVEIVRGGGGADILPLMREGVPGIAHLSSGRRYFEWHHTQADTLDKIDRREFQEHIAALAVLGYVLADMEGRLAEEVHSTGGIG from the coding sequence ATGCGCAGAAGGGACCTGTTGCGGGCCGCGCCCGCCCTGATCATTGCGCGGCAGAGCCGCGCGGCGGCACTGGCCGGCTATGAACCGGCAGCGCGGAAGCTGATCGCCGCGGCGCTGGAAGACGCCGTCGGCTGGGCGAAGCTTGAGCATATCTGTGACCGCATCGGGCCGAGGCTTTCCGGCTCGAAGGCACTCGAGCAGGCCATCGAATGGTGCGCCGAAACCATGCGGCGCGAAGGGCTGGAAAATGTCTCCACTCCCCGCGTCATGGTGCCCGTCTGGGTGCGCGGCAGCGAAAGCGCATGGATGCTGGAGCCGCGCAGGGCGCCGCTGGCGATGCTCGGCCTCGGGGGCAGCGTGGGCACGCCGCCAGAGGGCATCACGGCGGAAGCCCTCTGCGTGGAGAGTTTCGAAGAACTCGAGCGGCTCGGCGAAGAGAAGGTCCGCGGCAGGATCGTCGTCTACAATCAGCCCTGGCGCGGCTATCGGGACACCGTGGCCTACCGCAGCGCCGGCGCTTCCCGCGCCGCGCGGCTGGGGGCGCGCGCCGTGCTGGTGCGCAGCGTCACTCCGGCGAGCCTGCGCACGCCGCATACGGGTTCGCTCAATTACGCGGCGGACGCGCCCAGAATTCCCGCGGCGGCCATCTCGATCGAGGATGCGCTGATGATCCGGCGTCTTCAGGAGGCCGGCGTGCGCGTGGTCGTGAGGCTTCAGATGGAAGCGCGGACGCTCGACGACGCGCCTTCGGCCAACGTGATCGGCGAAATCACCGGCCGCGAGCGGCCCGAAGAAGTGGTCGTCATGGGCGGCCACATCGACTCCTGGGACGTGGGCCAGGGCGCGCAGGACGATGCCAGCGGCTGTGTGGCCACATGGCAGGCCGTGCAGCTCGTGAAATCGCTGGGGCTGCGGCCGCGCCGCACGCTGCGTGTGTGCCTTTGGACGAACGAGGAAAACGGCCTCCGCGGCGGCCGCTCCTACCGCGAGTGGGCCGGCGACGCCGTCCGTCACCACGTGGCCGCCATTGAGATGGACGGCGGGGCGGAGAAGCTGCGCGGGTTCGGCCTGTCGATGTCGGCAGCGCCGCCCGGCGCCTTCGAACACGCTCTTGCACGGCTGGAAGAGATCGCCGCGCTGATGCGTCCGTTGGGCGCAGTGGAAATCGTCCGCGGCGGCGGCGGCGCCGACATCCTTCCGCTGATGCGCGAAGGCGTGCCCGGCATTGCGCATCTCAGCTCGGGCCGCCGCTATTTCGAGTGGCATCACACGCAGGCGGACACGCTCGACAAGATCGACCGCCGCGAGTTTCAGGAGCACATTGCCGCCCTCGCCGTGCTCGGCTACGTGTTGGCCGACATGGAGGGGCGGCTAGCCGAAGAGGTCCATTCCACAGGAGGGATCGGATGA
- a CDS encoding permease: MPRESFRFSHRQSVGLVFLCTLFGVAAQYFIKSSGMQMTQITLPALVANWHLWAGLSLYGVSTGLLILALRDGELSLLYPVISLTYVWVTILSVLVFHEKLTGLKVAGIATICSGVALLGKGKSE, translated from the coding sequence GTGCCTCGGGAATCGTTCCGGTTTTCGCACCGCCAGTCAGTGGGGCTTGTCTTTCTCTGCACGCTGTTCGGCGTGGCCGCGCAGTATTTCATCAAGTCGAGCGGCATGCAGATGACGCAGATCACGCTGCCGGCACTGGTGGCCAACTGGCATCTCTGGGCGGGCCTGAGCCTGTACGGCGTGAGCACGGGGCTGCTGATCCTGGCGCTGCGGGACGGGGAGCTGTCGCTGCTGTATCCGGTGATTTCGCTGACCTACGTCTGGGTGACCATTCTTTCGGTTCTCGTTTTTCACGAGAAGCTGACGGGGCTGAAGGTGGCGGGCATCGCCACCATCTGTTCCGGCGTGGCGCTGCTGGGGAAAGGAAAGAGCGAGTGA
- a CDS encoding transporter, which yields MSTPARSIVLVLLASFIGSFGAVFLKLGAGRLHRQIATLVLNWRLAAGVGLYLLSFVFYFLGVREGELSVLYPMVALGYIWTMFWSRLFFGEPLTRRKAGGILLILAGVALLHAGS from the coding sequence GTGAGCACGCCGGCGAGATCCATCGTGCTGGTGCTGCTGGCCAGCTTCATTGGCAGCTTTGGCGCGGTGTTTCTCAAGCTGGGCGCAGGCCGCCTGCACCGGCAGATTGCGACGCTCGTGCTGAACTGGCGGCTCGCCGCCGGTGTGGGGCTGTATCTGCTTTCGTTCGTTTTCTATTTCCTCGGCGTACGGGAAGGCGAGCTGAGCGTGCTCTATCCGATGGTGGCGCTGGGCTACATCTGGACGATGTTCTGGTCGCGGCTGTTTTTCGGCGAGCCGCTCACGCGGCGCAAGGCCGGAGGCATTTTGCTGATCCTTGCCGGCGTGGCGCTGCTGCACGCCGGGAGCTGA